The following coding sequences lie in one Flagellimonas eckloniae genomic window:
- a CDS encoding acyltransferase family protein yields MKNRVLSVDIFRGMTIVLMILVNTPGTWSNVYAPLLHAKWHGYTPTDLVFPFFLFIVGTSIALAYQNKTSGTSVYNKIAIRSLKLIGLGLFLGAFTITFPFFKDFAEIRFPGVLQRIGVVFFFAAILFINLNWKKLIWVAAILLIGYWLLMVFVPVEGVASTLERAPNNLANYVDVHIFGTHNYKPDYDPEGLLSTIPAIVSSILGIFTGLILTSKHDKKTTLLFGIGGSMLLVGHLWDFIFPINKALWTSSFVLVTAGWANIVLALIYFLTDVKKIKLGSIFKYAGANAITVYFLSSFITKLFYTIKVDEDTSLHGWIFNKIYVHDFMTMELSSLLYGLSVVSFYCLLAYVLYKRRIFIKV; encoded by the coding sequence ATGAAAAACAGGGTTTTGTCGGTTGATATTTTTAGGGGCATGACCATTGTGTTAATGATTTTGGTGAATACTCCCGGCACATGGTCCAATGTTTATGCGCCTTTATTGCATGCCAAATGGCATGGATATACACCAACAGATTTGGTTTTCCCTTTTTTTCTGTTTATTGTAGGAACGTCTATAGCACTTGCTTATCAAAACAAGACCTCAGGCACCAGTGTTTATAATAAAATTGCCATTCGAAGCCTAAAGTTAATCGGGCTTGGGCTTTTTCTTGGAGCATTTACAATTACTTTTCCGTTTTTCAAGGATTTTGCTGAAATACGCTTTCCAGGAGTTTTGCAACGCATTGGAGTAGTGTTCTTTTTTGCAGCAATACTCTTTATAAATCTAAATTGGAAAAAACTGATTTGGGTTGCTGCAATTTTGTTAATCGGCTATTGGCTGTTAATGGTTTTTGTTCCTGTTGAAGGAGTGGCATCAACTTTGGAGAGAGCACCAAATAACTTGGCCAATTACGTGGATGTCCATATTTTTGGAACCCATAATTACAAACCGGATTATGACCCTGAAGGATTATTGAGCACAATACCGGCAATTGTAAGTTCGATTTTGGGAATTTTCACTGGTTTGATACTTACTTCAAAGCATGATAAAAAAACGACGCTGTTATTTGGCATAGGAGGTTCAATGTTATTGGTTGGACATCTTTGGGATTTCATATTTCCCATTAACAAAGCACTTTGGACAAGCAGTTTTGTTTTGGTCACAGCAGGTTGGGCTAACATTGTTTTGGCATTGATTTATTTTCTTACTGATGTTAAGAAAATAAAGCTCGGAAGTATATTCAAATATGCAGGGGCCAACGCCATTACCGTATATTTTTTATCCAGTTTCATCACCAAATTGTTTTATACCATAAAAGTTGATGAGGACACTTCTTTACATGGCTGGATTTTCAATAAAATCTATGTACATGATTTTATGACAATGGAGCTGTCATCATTACTATACGGACTAAGTGTTGTTTCTTTTTATTGTCTCTTGGCATATGTACTTTATAAAAGAAGGATTTTTATAAAAGTTTAG
- a CDS encoding sodium:solute symporter family protein, with the protein MDLQTLDYVLIFGFFGIVLFIGIYVSKKSGKSSSEYFLSGRTMPWWLLGLSMVATTFSTDTPNLVTDLVRTNGVSGNWGWWCFLITGMLTVFVYAKLWRKSNVKTDLEFYELRYGGKAASFLRKFRAIYLGVLFNVITMAAVTLAAIKIGGVMLGLEPWETVVSAGLITVVFSALGGFKGVVYSDFLLFFVAMAGAIGAAYYLVNIPEVGGLEAIMENENVKDKLSILPDLTDKKAVITMLIIPLAVQWWSSWYPGGEPGGGGYIAQRMLAAKNENHAIGATFFFNIMHYALRPWPWILVALASLVVYPDIASIHEAFPNIAEDKLGHDLAYSAMLTKLPSGLLGIVLASLVAAYMSTISTQLNWGSSYIVYDFYKQQINPNATEKQMVNVGRLSTVILMLLSALLALALQNAMGVFNLLLSFGAGTGLIFILRWFWWRINAWSEITAMFSSGILAIVLETTQLGDLLFHADYGLFPDWAELPFIMIVTTIIWVTATFVTQPETKDVLRSFYQKIQPGGPGWAKVVADAKADNIIIMNSKEKWSVPSGITAMLLGVILIYTIMFATGYWIYGETSLALILTGVAALSAFLLIKAWGKMKDTIL; encoded by the coding sequence ATGGATTTACAGACACTTGATTACGTACTTATATTTGGCTTTTTCGGAATTGTCCTTTTTATAGGCATTTATGTTTCCAAAAAATCTGGGAAAAGCTCTTCTGAATATTTCCTCTCGGGTAGGACCATGCCCTGGTGGTTATTGGGTCTCTCAATGGTTGCAACCACGTTTTCTACAGACACGCCAAACCTTGTAACGGATTTAGTTAGAACCAATGGGGTTTCTGGGAATTGGGGCTGGTGGTGTTTTTTAATAACAGGAATGCTTACTGTTTTTGTCTATGCCAAATTATGGAGGAAATCCAATGTAAAAACAGACCTGGAATTTTATGAACTACGGTATGGCGGAAAGGCCGCAAGCTTTTTGAGAAAGTTTAGAGCCATTTATCTTGGAGTTCTTTTTAATGTAATTACAATGGCGGCGGTAACATTGGCAGCAATAAAAATTGGAGGGGTTATGCTTGGCCTTGAACCTTGGGAAACCGTGGTTAGCGCTGGTTTGATTACGGTGGTTTTTAGCGCCCTTGGTGGATTTAAAGGAGTGGTCTATAGCGATTTTTTGCTCTTTTTTGTGGCCATGGCCGGAGCCATTGGAGCAGCATATTATTTGGTAAATATTCCTGAGGTCGGCGGACTTGAGGCTATCATGGAAAATGAAAATGTAAAGGACAAGCTAAGTATCCTTCCAGACCTTACGGACAAAAAAGCCGTAATTACCATGCTGATAATTCCCTTGGCGGTACAGTGGTGGAGTTCTTGGTACCCAGGAGGCGAACCCGGGGGAGGGGGATATATTGCACAGCGTATGTTGGCAGCAAAAAATGAGAACCATGCCATAGGAGCCACATTCTTCTTTAATATTATGCACTATGCCTTGCGCCCATGGCCCTGGATTTTAGTTGCTCTAGCGTCTCTAGTTGTTTATCCTGATATTGCCAGCATACATGAGGCATTCCCAAATATAGCAGAAGATAAATTGGGGCATGATTTGGCCTATTCGGCAATGTTGACCAAACTTCCAAGTGGGTTGTTAGGTATTGTTTTGGCTTCACTGGTGGCAGCTTACATGAGTACAATTTCTACACAGTTAAACTGGGGTTCATCTTATATTGTTTATGATTTTTACAAACAACAGATTAATCCAAATGCGACTGAAAAACAGATGGTCAATGTTGGCAGATTATCAACGGTCATTTTAATGTTGCTTAGCGCCCTCTTGGCATTGGCACTGCAAAATGCAATGGGAGTTTTCAATTTGCTGTTGTCGTTTGGCGCTGGAACTGGGCTCATTTTCATATTGAGATGGTTTTGGTGGCGCATTAATGCATGGAGCGAAATTACAGCTATGTTCTCATCAGGTATTTTGGCCATTGTTTTGGAGACAACGCAATTGGGAGACCTTCTTTTTCATGCCGATTATGGTTTGTTTCCAGATTGGGCCGAACTTCCCTTTATTATGATAGTCACCACCATCATTTGGGTCACGGCTACTTTTGTTACCCAACCAGAGACCAAAGATGTTTTACGCAGTTTTTATCAAAAAATTCAACCTGGCGGACCAGGTTGGGCAAAGGTTGTAGCAGATGCAAAAGCAGATAACATTATAATTATGAACAGTAAGGAAAAATGGAGCGTACCGTCTGGAATTACTGCAATGTTATTGGGTGTTATATTAATCTATACAATTATGTTTGCCACAGGATATTGGATTTATGGCGAAACAAGTTTAGCTTTGATACTTACTGGAGTGGCGGCTCTATCTGCTTTTTTACTTATAAAAGCATGGGGTAAAATGAAAGATACTATTTTATAG
- a CDS encoding sulfite exporter TauE/SafE family protein, translating into MTLESSLVVWSMAATAAFLMGISKAGLKGLSIFNVTLMALAFGARESTGLIIPLLLVGDVFAVVYYNRHTQWSYIIKFLPWMVLGILIGVFIGKDLPEKEFKLSMVVVIFISLAVLVWWDKRKSQAIPKHWLFSGSIGIVAGICTMIGNLAGAFTNIFFLAMRLPKNEFVGTAAWLFLITNLFKLPFHIFVWKTISTESLLINLKLFPSILLGLFAGVAIVKLINDKNYKRFILIVTAVGAIAILFK; encoded by the coding sequence ATGACATTGGAATCTTCCTTAGTGGTTTGGTCCATGGCCGCTACAGCAGCATTTTTAATGGGTATTTCAAAAGCGGGTCTGAAAGGACTTTCCATTTTTAATGTAACCCTCATGGCATTGGCTTTTGGTGCTAGGGAGTCTACAGGCTTAATTATTCCATTGTTACTGGTGGGAGACGTATTTGCTGTGGTCTACTACAATCGACACACACAGTGGAGCTATATCATAAAATTTCTACCATGGATGGTTCTAGGGATTCTTATCGGTGTTTTTATTGGAAAGGATTTGCCTGAAAAGGAATTTAAGCTTAGCATGGTAGTCGTTATTTTTATAAGCTTGGCTGTTCTCGTTTGGTGGGACAAGCGAAAGTCCCAAGCCATTCCAAAACACTGGTTGTTTTCTGGCTCCATTGGAATTGTTGCGGGTATTTGCACAATGATCGGTAACCTAGCTGGGGCTTTTACCAATATTTTCTTTTTGGCGATGCGGCTTCCTAAAAATGAGTTCGTCGGTACTGCCGCGTGGTTATTTCTAATTACTAACTTGTTTAAATTACCCTTTCACATCTTTGTTTGGAAAACCATTTCCACAGAGTCATTGTTGATTAATCTTAAGTTGTTTCCATCTATTCTTTTGGGTCTTTTTGCTGGGGTAGCCATTGTAAAATTAATTAATGATAAAAATTATAAAAGATTCATTTTGATTGTAACAGCGGTTGGGGCAATTGCCATTTTATTTAAATAA
- a CDS encoding glycoside hydrolase family 172 protein has product MLNFKLTRFTSQININSITVLFTTLVFTGCVNEPKKVKGDENQIVTITSLLKEMTDRDMVAKFPQNNFRLKQESSYNRASKTPQDTVGWFTNADFNTKEGLHNFLRVEEHNGVKEWVLMDHKGPGAIVRTWMPYSNPKDPSTTSTIKIYLDGATEPVLEGNMLGLLNGTGLFPFPLAHKSLRSAVSFFPITYAKSCKVTVTERPFFYQFTYRAYDEGTAVETFTMENFKKADALTKKVCKTLLSPKNSSVGKALELKETVAYKEEKSIVLPKGTGAVRSLSLKLGDYQDSTVTRSVVLKVEFDGQETVWCPIGDFFGSGIGLNPFQGWYRTVDNDGAMSSRWVMPYQRSGKISIFNLGNEPVDVELNATVGDWEWDENSMYFNAAWRGEYPVSTRPFSDWNYVTLKGRGVYVGDALTIWNPVKRWWGEGDEKIWVDGEDFPSIFGTGTEDYYGYSWGGMSNDFYEHPFHAQPNSNVYNKNNRKTEAEFGTRNTQGYSTETRSRALDVMPFGSSLQLDMEVWSWTEDVDMEYGVGVYWYGDAATTSNRRPDAEGLVKLTTNKKEPID; this is encoded by the coding sequence ATGCTGAACTTTAAGTTAACACGGTTTACCTCACAAATAAACATAAATAGTATAACAGTACTATTCACTACGCTCGTTTTTACAGGATGTGTAAACGAGCCAAAAAAAGTTAAAGGCGATGAAAACCAAATAGTGACCATAACATCTTTGCTCAAAGAGATGACAGACCGCGATATGGTCGCCAAATTCCCCCAAAACAATTTCCGCTTAAAACAGGAAAGCAGTTATAACAGAGCCTCCAAGACTCCCCAAGATACGGTAGGTTGGTTCACCAATGCGGACTTCAACACCAAAGAAGGGCTCCATAATTTTCTCCGCGTCGAAGAGCATAATGGCGTAAAAGAATGGGTGCTCATGGACCATAAGGGCCCGGGAGCAATTGTACGGACATGGATGCCGTATTCGAACCCAAAAGACCCTAGTACCACAAGTACAATAAAAATTTATCTGGATGGGGCAACCGAACCCGTTCTGGAGGGAAACATGCTAGGGCTTTTGAACGGGACCGGACTTTTCCCTTTTCCGTTAGCACATAAATCTTTAAGGTCTGCTGTTTCCTTTTTTCCTATAACCTATGCAAAAAGTTGTAAGGTCACCGTTACCGAAAGACCCTTTTTTTATCAGTTTACATATAGGGCATATGATGAGGGCACGGCCGTAGAAACCTTCACTATGGAAAACTTCAAAAAGGCGGACGCACTGACCAAAAAAGTTTGTAAAACATTGTTGTCACCAAAAAACAGCTCAGTTGGTAAGGCATTGGAATTGAAGGAAACAGTCGCCTACAAAGAAGAGAAGTCTATTGTACTGCCTAAAGGGACAGGAGCGGTTCGCTCACTTTCCCTAAAGCTTGGGGACTACCAGGATTCAACAGTAACCCGCTCGGTTGTCCTAAAAGTGGAGTTCGATGGACAAGAAACCGTATGGTGCCCAATAGGTGACTTCTTTGGTAGTGGAATTGGGTTAAATCCCTTTCAGGGTTGGTATAGAACTGTGGATAATGACGGGGCCATGTCCAGTCGTTGGGTGATGCCGTACCAAAGATCAGGAAAAATATCAATATTTAACTTAGGCAACGAACCTGTGGATGTCGAGCTCAATGCCACCGTTGGTGATTGGGAATGGGACGAAAACAGTATGTACTTCAACGCTGCATGGCGGGGAGAATACCCCGTATCCACAAGACCGTTCTCCGACTGGAACTATGTGACACTGAAAGGAAGAGGTGTATACGTGGGCGATGCCTTGACCATTTGGAACCCTGTGAAGCGTTGGTGGGGCGAAGGGGATGAGAAAATATGGGTCGATGGAGAAGATTTCCCTTCCATTTTTGGAACGGGTACGGAAGACTATTACGGGTATTCTTGGGGAGGAATGAGCAACGATTTCTATGAACACCCATTTCACGCACAACCTAATTCAAATGTTTACAATAAGAACAACAGAAAAACCGAAGCTGAATTCGGCACAAGAAATACACAGGGCTATAGTACCGAAACACGTTCCCGCGCCTTGGATGTCATGCCTTTTGGAAGTTCTCTCCAACTGGATATGGAAGTCTGGAGCTGGACGGAAGATGTCGACATGGAATATGGTGTCGGTGTCTATTGGTATGGTGATGCGGCTACAACATCCAACCGAAGACCAGATGCCGAAGGATTGGTGAAGCTGACAACCAACAAAAAGGAACCCATTGATTAA
- the mce gene encoding methylmalonyl-CoA epimerase: MDKIEHIGIAVKNLKDSNSLFAKLLGASHYKMEEVPSEGVRTSFFKSGPNKIELLEATTVDSPIAKFLEKKGEGVHHIAFAVDDIVMEITRLKKEGFTVLNEVPKQGADNKLVAFLHPKGTNGVLVELCQEINEG; encoded by the coding sequence ATGGATAAAATAGAACATATAGGTATTGCGGTAAAGAATTTGAAAGACTCCAACAGCTTGTTTGCAAAACTCTTGGGAGCATCCCACTATAAAATGGAAGAAGTCCCATCCGAAGGGGTGCGCACCTCTTTTTTTAAATCTGGACCCAATAAAATAGAATTGTTGGAAGCTACTACGGTAGATAGTCCAATAGCAAAGTTTTTGGAAAAGAAAGGTGAAGGAGTTCACCATATTGCCTTTGCCGTTGACGATATTGTAATGGAAATTACACGATTGAAAAAGGAAGGTTTTACCGTTTTAAATGAAGTGCCCAAACAAGGGGCGGACAACAAATTGGTCGCATTTTTGCATCCAAAGGGAACCAACGGGGTATTGGTAGAGCTTTGTCAGGAAATAAATGAGGGGTAG
- the rbfA gene encoding 30S ribosome-binding factor RbfA: METQRQKKIGGIIQKDIVDILQRAATDGGLKGTLISVSKVSVTTDLSIAKVYVSIFPNKSANVLLEGIKSNQNLIKHELAQRTKNQLRRVPELNFYLDDSLEYIDKIEKSLKGEENPIENRDLLDKRKKS; encoded by the coding sequence ATGGAAACACAACGGCAGAAGAAAATAGGGGGAATCATCCAAAAGGATATCGTAGATATTTTGCAGCGTGCCGCCACAGATGGTGGATTAAAGGGAACCTTGATTTCTGTTTCAAAAGTTTCCGTTACTACGGATCTTTCCATTGCCAAGGTATATGTAAGTATTTTTCCAAATAAAAGTGCTAATGTACTGTTGGAAGGAATAAAATCGAACCAAAACCTTATTAAGCATGAGTTGGCCCAACGCACAAAAAACCAATTGCGGCGAGTGCCTGAACTCAATTTTTACTTGGATGATTCCTTGGAGTATATTGACAAGATTGAAAAATCACTGAAAGGAGAAGAAAACCCCATTGAAAATAGAGATTTACTGGACAAACGCAAGAAATCCTGA
- a CDS encoding ABC transporter permease, producing the protein MNFPFYIAKRYLRSKSSQNAVNIINFITFLVIVIGSAALFVVLSAFAGLKTFSLSFTNTFDPDLKASPITGKHFSITPDEEKSLLKIDGLANYSKELEERAYLTFREKSCIAYIKGIDNNYRSVTGVDSTLYFGNWGIMEYNGVMGIGIYNLLGVPIDNYQTPMTVLVPKPGKGSISQQGLNAKPYNELPLVVSGVYAVEENLDKKYVFAQLPLVQALLEKDSTQVSGINFKLDKEASIEFVKDHIKAILGDKVLVLDRQEQNSTLYRMLNTENLATYLIFTLVLIIALFNVVGAIIMMILDKQQNSKTLFSLGATIKELRRVYFIQGLLVTSLGGLIGVLIGSILIGSQLAFSWLKITPSLAYPVEYNIMNVLVVLATIVVLGFISSKIASSRITKRLVTV; encoded by the coding sequence TTGAACTTTCCTTTCTATATCGCTAAGCGCTATCTGCGTTCCAAAAGCAGCCAAAATGCAGTAAATATTATCAATTTCATCACATTCTTGGTCATTGTAATTGGATCCGCGGCACTTTTTGTTGTGCTCTCCGCGTTTGCAGGCTTAAAAACATTCAGTCTTTCTTTTACCAACACATTTGACCCAGACTTAAAAGCGTCCCCCATCACCGGAAAGCATTTTTCCATTACTCCAGATGAGGAAAAATCACTTCTAAAAATCGATGGGCTGGCAAACTATTCTAAAGAACTAGAGGAAAGGGCGTACCTGACATTTCGGGAAAAGAGTTGTATTGCTTATATAAAGGGAATAGACAATAATTATCGTTCTGTAACTGGAGTAGATAGCACTTTATATTTTGGTAATTGGGGAATTATGGAGTATAATGGTGTTATGGGCATTGGTATTTACAATTTGTTGGGAGTACCCATTGACAACTATCAAACTCCGATGACAGTTCTTGTTCCCAAACCTGGTAAAGGCTCTATTTCGCAACAAGGGTTGAATGCAAAACCTTACAATGAGCTGCCATTGGTTGTCAGTGGGGTTTATGCAGTAGAAGAAAATTTGGATAAAAAGTATGTGTTTGCCCAGCTACCTTTGGTACAGGCTTTGCTTGAAAAAGACAGTACCCAAGTTTCAGGAATTAATTTTAAACTTGATAAAGAGGCGTCAATTGAATTTGTGAAAGACCATATTAAGGCTATTCTAGGAGATAAGGTTTTGGTTCTTGACCGACAAGAACAGAACAGCACTCTTTATCGCATGCTCAATACTGAAAATTTAGCTACCTATCTTATATTTACTTTGGTATTGATTATTGCGCTATTTAATGTTGTAGGCGCCATTATCATGATGATATTGGACAAACAACAAAACTCAAAAACGCTGTTCAGTTTGGGAGCTACAATTAAAGAGTTGCGTAGGGTCTATTTTATTCAAGGGCTATTGGTCACTTCCTTGGGGGGATTGATTGGAGTACTAATAGGGTCCATACTTATCGGGTCGCAATTGGCTTTTAGTTGGCTAAAAATCACACCTTCTCTTGCGTATCCTGTAGAATACAACATCATGAATGTTCTAGTGGTTTTGGCCACAATTGTGGTCTTGGGCTTTATCTCTTCGAAGATTGCAAGTAGTAGAATAACAAAACGATTGGTTACCGTTTAA
- the dusB gene encoding tRNA dihydrouridine synthase DusB: MVKIADIELPDFPLLLAPMEDVSDPPFRALCKEQGADVVYTEFISSEGLIRDAAKSVIKLDIYEKERPVGIQIFGAELDSMLQAVDIVEKSNPDIIDINFGCPVKKVVCKNAGAGILRDIPLMVKLTEAMVKRTKLPVTVKTRLGWDTPSIKIVEVAERLQDVGIKAISIHGRTRVQMYKGEADWKPIAQVKNNPRMHIPVFGNGDVDTPEAAVRMRDDYGLDGAMIGRASIGNPWFFKQVKHYFKTGTHLSLPTMEERVEAARRHLQMAIDWKGEKLGVFETRRHYTNYFKGIPHFKEYRMKMVTSDESADVFAAFDEVLEKFGDFQFA, from the coding sequence TTGGTAAAAATTGCAGACATAGAACTTCCTGATTTTCCGCTACTTCTTGCTCCAATGGAGGATGTTAGTGACCCGCCTTTTCGTGCTTTGTGCAAGGAACAAGGAGCAGATGTCGTTTATACAGAGTTTATTTCCTCCGAAGGACTTATCCGTGATGCCGCCAAAAGTGTTATCAAACTGGATATTTATGAAAAGGAACGCCCTGTAGGCATCCAGATATTTGGAGCGGAACTAGATTCAATGCTTCAAGCTGTGGATATTGTGGAGAAATCCAACCCGGATATCATCGATATTAATTTTGGCTGTCCTGTAAAAAAAGTAGTCTGTAAAAATGCAGGGGCAGGGATTCTTCGTGATATACCTTTGATGGTAAAACTTACTGAGGCAATGGTAAAAAGAACCAAATTGCCTGTTACCGTGAAAACAAGGTTGGGATGGGACACTCCGTCCATTAAAATTGTTGAAGTAGCGGAACGACTGCAAGATGTGGGTATTAAAGCCATCTCCATTCATGGTCGGACGAGGGTACAAATGTACAAGGGAGAAGCTGATTGGAAACCCATAGCCCAAGTGAAGAACAACCCCAGAATGCATATTCCTGTTTTTGGAAATGGAGATGTGGACACGCCAGAGGCAGCAGTAAGAATGCGTGATGATTATGGACTTGATGGAGCCATGATCGGAAGGGCGAGTATTGGCAATCCATGGTTTTTTAAGCAGGTAAAGCACTATTTTAAGACAGGGACACACCTAAGTCTTCCAACTATGGAAGAGCGAGTGGAAGCGGCTCGTAGACATTTGCAAATGGCCATTGATTGGAAAGGGGAGAAACTAGGGGTTTTTGAAACAAGAAGACACTACACGAATTATTTTAAAGGAATTCCCCATTTTAAGGAATACCGAATGAAAATGGTGACCAGTGATGAATCAGCTGATGTTTTTGCAGCCTTTGATGAGGTTTTGGAGAAATTTGGCGATTTTCAGTTTGCTTAA